In the Hordeum vulgare subsp. vulgare chromosome 7H, MorexV3_pseudomolecules_assembly, whole genome shotgun sequence genome, one interval contains:
- the LOC123407808 gene encoding multiple organellar RNA editing factor 8, chloroplastic/mitochondrial-like — MAMASRAVLLSRLSPLPAAASRFLLRPLAAAASLLPAATSPVPAAARGAVRCFATQPATSSLRDNSPNWSNRPPKETILLDGCDFEHWLVVMEPPAGDAANPDVTRDEIIDSYIKTLAQVVGSEQEARQKIYSVSTRHYFAFGALVSEELSYKLKELPKVRWVLPDSYLDVRNKDYGGEPFIGGEAVPYDPKYHEEWVRNNARANDRSRRNDRPRNFDRSRNFERRRENMQNFQNRDAPPGQQGFNGPPPGQNPGGMPPPPPPSQNRGNVPPPYTPGGPSNYQPQMQNPQAAYTPGGAPQMPNPQTGYAPGGAPQMPNPQTGYTPGGAPHMPNPQAGYMPSGASNHQQGGQAGYQSGPAGHQGGNQVYPGGNLPGGPGPAHSGSSPGYQGGNAPPREGHGYPGGYNSTAPGGYNQQ; from the exons ATGGCGATGGCATCGCGCGCCGTCCTCCTCTCCCGTCTATCGCCGCTACCGGCTGCGGCCTCTCGCTTCCTCCTCCGccctctcgccgccgccgccagcctcctCCCGGCGGCGACCTCGCCCGtcccggcggcggcgcgcggggcaGTGCGGTGCTTCGCCACACAGCCGGCGACGTCGTCTCTGCGGGACAACTCGCCCAACTGGAGCAACCGGCCGCCCAAGGAGACTATCCTCCTCGATGGGTGCGACTTCGAACACTGGCTGGTAGTCATGGAGCCGCCCGCGGGCGACGCCGCTAATCCCGATGTCACACGCGACGAGATCATCGATAGCTACATCAAGACCCTCGCCCAGGTCGTCGGAAG TGAGCAAGAAGCTAGGCAGAAGATATACTCGGTGTCAACTCGTCATTACTTTGCTTTTGGTGCCCTTGTATCTGAAGAACTCTCATATAAACTTAAAG AGCTGCCCAAAGTCCGCTGGGTTCTCCCTGATTCATACCTTGATGTCAGAAATAAGGACTATGGAG GGgaaccttttataggtggggaagctGTTCCTTACGATCCTAAATATCATGAGGAATGGGTGCGGAACAATGCCCGTGCCAATGATAGATCTCGGCGCAATGATAGGCCCCGCAACTTTGATAGGTCAAGGAACTTTGAGAGGAGAAGGGAGAACATGCAGAACTTCCAAAACAGAGATGCACCTCCTGGGCAGCAGGGTTTCAATGGCCCTCCACCTGGCCAGAACCCTGGCGGCatgcctccacctccaccacctagTCAGAACCGTGGCAACGTGCCTCCACCATATACTCCAGGTGGTCCGTCAAATTACCAGCCCCAAATGCAGAACCCACAGGCAGCATACACACCGGGTGGTGCACCCCAAATGCCGAACCCACAGACAGGGTATGCACCGGGCGGTGCACCCCAAATGCCAAACCCACAGACAGGGTACACACCGGGCGGTGCACCTCACATGCCAAACCCACAGGCGGGCTACATGCCCAGTGGTGCTTCTAACCATCAGCAAGGTGGTCAAGCTGGCTACCAAAGCGGACCTGCTGGGCATCAGGGAGGTAACCAAGTTTACCCAGGAGGCAACTTGCCTGGCGGCCCTGGACCAGCACACTCAGGCAGCAGTCCTGGATATCAAGGTGGCAACGCACCACCTCGTGAAGGTCATGGCTATCCCGGCGGCTACAACAGCACTGCACCAGGTGGCTATAATCAACAGTAA